In the Leptospira sp. WS4.C2 genome, one interval contains:
- a CDS encoding phytoene desaturase family protein has translation MENKYDVIIIGSGIGGLTAASILSQVAKKKVLVLERHFKLGGFTHTFKRLGKFEWDVGIHYIGDLGEGSMLRTLFDSITRKGVKWNKMEEPFEVFDYPDFSFPVYGEKERFKSDLKEKFPLEAQAIDQYFRDVETFTQWFGRHFTLKALPAVFEKAAKFLNINHIPTPYITTKEYMDTHIKDENLRAVLSSQWGDYGLPPSASSFAIHSMIVAHYFNGGYFPIGGSSKIVDSIEPIVEENGGSLKILHTVKEILLEGNKAIGVKVEVQKGKTFSEQEFFADVIVSDAGAYTTYNKLLPKEHSASFQKPLESLSTQGTTSITLYIGFKESPKKLGFHGENHWIFPDADHDACYAKRNDLVNGNPPMMYLSFPSLKNPEAEGFTAEAISFADYSLFAKWKDEPWKKRGEDYTKLKETITEGMLVFLEERFPGFRDLIEFTELSTPITTEFFTGHKEGSIYGLSCTPERFKQEWLGVRTTIKNLYLTGADACSPGVAGALMGGVAAASVVLGLSGTLRLMKDLFQKSQETG, from the coding sequence ATGGAAAACAAATATGATGTTATCATTATCGGTTCTGGTATTGGCGGCCTAACGGCCGCGTCTATTCTTTCACAAGTAGCGAAAAAGAAAGTATTAGTACTGGAACGCCATTTTAAGTTAGGTGGATTCACTCATACATTCAAAAGACTAGGAAAATTTGAATGGGATGTCGGAATCCATTATATTGGGGACTTAGGCGAAGGTTCTATGTTAAGAACTCTATTCGATTCCATCACCAGAAAGGGTGTAAAGTGGAACAAAATGGAAGAACCTTTCGAAGTTTTCGATTACCCGGACTTTAGTTTTCCAGTATATGGAGAAAAGGAAAGGTTTAAGTCTGACTTAAAAGAAAAGTTTCCTTTAGAAGCCCAGGCCATTGACCAATACTTTCGGGATGTCGAAACATTTACCCAATGGTTTGGAAGGCATTTCACTTTGAAAGCTTTGCCTGCTGTTTTCGAAAAGGCAGCGAAGTTTTTAAACATAAACCATATCCCCACTCCCTATATCACAACCAAAGAATATATGGATACCCATATCAAAGATGAAAACTTAAGAGCAGTTCTTAGTTCCCAATGGGGGGATTATGGGTTACCTCCTTCTGCTTCCTCTTTTGCAATCCATTCTATGATTGTTGCTCACTACTTCAATGGTGGTTACTTTCCGATTGGTGGATCCTCAAAGATTGTAGATTCAATTGAACCCATCGTAGAAGAAAATGGGGGAAGTTTAAAAATCCTCCATACGGTAAAAGAAATCCTTCTCGAAGGAAACAAAGCAATTGGTGTGAAGGTTGAAGTCCAGAAAGGAAAAACTTTTTCCGAACAAGAGTTCTTTGCGGACGTGATTGTATCCGATGCCGGTGCCTACACTACCTACAACAAATTATTACCCAAAGAACATTCCGCCTCTTTTCAAAAACCATTGGAATCGCTCAGCACACAAGGAACCACCTCCATCACACTCTATATTGGATTTAAAGAATCGCCTAAAAAGTTAGGTTTTCATGGCGAAAACCATTGGATCTTTCCTGATGCAGATCATGACGCTTGTTATGCGAAAAGAAATGATTTAGTGAATGGGAATCCGCCGATGATGTATTTGTCTTTTCCTTCCTTAAAAAATCCGGAAGCCGAAGGGTTTACAGCAGAAGCGATCAGCTTTGCCGACTATTCACTCTTTGCCAAATGGAAAGACGAACCCTGGAAAAAACGGGGTGAGGACTATACCAAACTCAAGGAAACGATCACAGAAGGGATGTTAGTTTTTTTGGAGGAACGATTTCCTGGATTCCGGGACCTCATTGAGTTCACAGAGCTCTCCACTCCCATCACAACGGAGTTTTTTACCGGACATAAAGAAGGCTCCATTTATGGACTTTCCTGTACACCGGAACGCTTTAAACAAGAATGGTTAGGTGTGAGGACAACTATCAAAAATCTTTACCTAACTGGAGCGGATGCCTGTTCACCAGGAGTGGCTGGTGCACTTATGGGCGGGGTTGCTGCTGCTTCCGTAGTTTTGGGACTTTCGGGAACACTTCGACTCATGAAAGATCTTTTCCAAAAGAGCCAAGAAACCGGTTGA
- a CDS encoding MarR family winged helix-turn-helix transcriptional regulator — MGTKFKGSKKEVQALDAFIKLKRAAESLSSRLISEFTKWNISESQFGVLETLYHLGPLCQKDLGDKILKSTGNITLVIDNLEKRTLVERVRGVEDRRFISVHLTAEGKKLIEQIFPDHVKRITSEFAVLSPDEQEVLGKICKKLGKRNEVLTK, encoded by the coding sequence ATGGGAACAAAATTCAAAGGATCCAAAAAAGAAGTACAGGCTCTGGACGCGTTCATCAAACTGAAACGTGCTGCAGAATCTCTATCTTCCCGACTTATTTCTGAGTTTACCAAGTGGAATATCTCAGAGAGCCAGTTCGGGGTTTTAGAGACATTGTACCATTTGGGTCCACTTTGCCAAAAAGACCTTGGGGACAAGATTCTAAAAAGCACAGGAAACATCACCCTTGTGATTGATAACTTAGAAAAAAGGACCCTCGTGGAACGTGTTCGTGGTGTGGAAGACAGAAGGTTTATTTCTGTCCACCTAACGGCAGAAGGAAAAAAACTCATCGAACAAATTTTTCCTGATCATGTAAAACGGATCACTTCCGAATTTGCAGTACTCTCTCCAGACGAACAAGAAGTCCTCGGAAAGATCTGTAAAAAGCTAGGAAAACGAAACGAAGTCCTAACTAAGTAA
- a CDS encoding DUF4139 domain-containing protein, with product MKSKILSITTLLLLFFTAGTITSDSAFELSTQSDRKSVSVTIYNGGIGLVRETRTLNLSKGIRTLRFEDVPSQIIPQTVRVKGEDPKKLTVFEQNYEYDLISQERLMDKYIGKEVTLHKEGKEKTTSVKATLIANNGSPVYKIGDEISLGYNGRVTVPTIPENLFAKPTLVWKLKNDTEKEQTLEVSYQTNGLGWSADYILVLDKEENLCGLNSWVTLNNNSGAEFKNAVLQLVAGKVNLISNQVPSYAVQSRAVKKTMIKEYDESAVAPEFNQENLSEYYLYTLDQPTNIGYNQTKQVQLFQSEGIEIKKYFVFENLPMYEGNEKNFNNANIKYIFKNAKKNNLGRPLPQGTIRVFKADSKGRQQLLGEDTIDHTPENEEVKIRTGQAFDVVANGKRLSNEVFKLSRGDKSTYSVEIRNRKKEEIEVRFYASLWGDWNITKSSHKFTKESATKAYSDVPVKANETVTVEYTVETKYH from the coding sequence ATGAAATCCAAAATACTATCCATCACCACTCTATTACTTCTCTTTTTCACTGCCGGTACCATAACATCCGATTCCGCTTTTGAACTTTCCACGCAATCGGATCGAAAATCAGTGAGTGTCACCATTTATAACGGAGGGATTGGTCTTGTTCGGGAAACTCGGACTTTGAATCTTTCAAAAGGAATCCGCACCTTACGGTTCGAAGATGTTCCCTCACAAATCATCCCACAAACTGTGCGAGTCAAAGGAGAAGATCCTAAAAAACTCACAGTCTTCGAACAAAACTATGAATATGATTTAATTTCTCAAGAACGCCTGATGGACAAATACATTGGGAAAGAAGTGACTCTTCATAAAGAAGGGAAAGAAAAAACAACTTCTGTTAAGGCTACTTTGATTGCAAACAACGGAAGTCCTGTGTATAAAATTGGAGATGAAATTTCCCTAGGTTACAATGGTCGAGTTACGGTTCCTACCATTCCCGAAAACCTATTTGCGAAACCTACTCTTGTTTGGAAATTGAAGAACGATACCGAAAAGGAACAAACCTTAGAAGTTTCTTACCAAACCAACGGTCTCGGATGGTCTGCCGATTACATTCTTGTTTTGGATAAGGAAGAGAATCTCTGCGGCCTAAATTCATGGGTCACATTAAATAATAATTCCGGTGCGGAGTTTAAAAACGCTGTATTACAACTCGTGGCCGGTAAGGTGAACCTAATATCCAATCAAGTTCCATCTTATGCAGTGCAATCACGAGCTGTGAAAAAAACAATGATAAAGGAGTATGATGAATCTGCAGTAGCACCTGAGTTCAATCAAGAGAATTTATCCGAATACTACTTATATACATTGGACCAACCAACGAACATTGGTTATAACCAAACCAAACAAGTCCAACTCTTCCAATCAGAAGGAATCGAAATCAAAAAATATTTTGTTTTTGAAAATCTACCTATGTATGAGGGAAATGAAAAGAATTTCAACAACGCAAACATCAAATACATCTTCAAAAATGCAAAGAAAAACAATTTAGGAAGACCACTCCCGCAAGGAACCATTCGTGTTTTTAAAGCTGATTCTAAAGGCCGCCAACAACTTCTAGGAGAAGATACAATCGATCACACTCCCGAAAACGAAGAAGTAAAAATTCGAACAGGCCAAGCCTTTGATGTGGTTGCCAATGGAAAACGACTCTCGAACGAAGTGTTCAAACTTTCTCGTGGAGACAAGTCGACCTATTCTGTGGAAATTCGAAACAGAAAAAAAGAAGAAATCGAAGTCAGGTTCTACGCAAGTCTTTGGGGAGATTGGAATATCACAAAATCCTCTCATAAATTTACAAAAGAATCGGCAACAAAGGCTTACTCCGACGTTCCTGTAAAAGCTAATGAAACCGTAACAGTGGAATATACTGTAGAGACTAAATACCACTAA